One genomic window of Meles meles chromosome 3, mMelMel3.1 paternal haplotype, whole genome shotgun sequence includes the following:
- the SLC6A19 gene encoding sodium-dependent neutral amino acid transporter B(0)AT1, with protein MVRLVLPNPGLEARIPSLGQLETIEAEEASSRPKWDNKAQYMLTCVGFCVGLGNVWRFPYLCQSHGGGAFMIPFLILLVLEGIPLLHLEFAIGQRLRKGSVGVWSSIHPALKGVGIASMFVSFMVGYYYNTIIAWVMWYFFNSFQDPLPWSECPLNANRTGYVDECAHSSSVDYFWYRETLNISTSISDSGSIQWWVLLCLTCAWSILYVCTIRGIETTGKAVYVTSTLPYVVLTIFLIRGLTLKGATQGIVFLFTPNVTELANPVTWLDAGAQVFYSFSLAFGGLISFSSYNSVHNNCEMDAVIVSVINGFTSVYAATVVYSIIGFRATERFDDCFSSNILTLVNGFDLPEGNVTQENFEEMKLWCNSSDPEAFARLSFQTCDMNSFLSEGVEGTGLAFIVFTEAITKMPLSPLWSVLFFVMLFCLGLSSMFGNMEGVVVPLQDLRVIPKKWPKELLTGLICLGTYLLAFVFTLNSGQYWLSLLDGYAGSIPLLVIAFCEMFAVVYVYGVDRFNRDIEFMIGHKPNIFWQVTWRVVSPLLMLVIFLFFFVVKVNEELTYSVWDPAYEEFPKSQKVTYPGWVYAVVVIVAGVPCLVIPGFAIYKLLRDRCQRPGDRQGLVSGQSTVSINGDLKS; from the exons ATGGTGAGGCTCGTGCTGCCCAACCCGGGCCTGGAGGCCCGGATCCCCTCCCTGGGCCAGCTGGAGACCATCGAGGCGGAGGAGGCCAGCTCCCGGCCCAAGTGGGACAACAAGGCCCAGTACATGCTTACGTGCGTGGGCTTCTGTGTGGGCCTCGGCAACGTGTGGCGTTTCCCGTACCTGTGCCAGAGCCACGGCGGAG GCGCCTTCATGATCCCGTTCCTCATCCTGCTGGTCCTGGAGGGCATCCCCCTGCTGCACCTGGAGTTCGCCATCGGCCAGAGGCTGCGGAAGGGGAGTGTGGGCGTCTGGAGCTCCATCCACCCAGCCCTGAAGGGCGTCG GCATCGCGTCCATGTTCGTGTCCTTCATGGTGGGTTACTACTACAACACCATCATCGCCTGGGTCATGTGGTACTTCTTCAACTCCTTCCAGGACCCACTGCCCTGGAGCGAGTGCCCGCTGAACGCCAACCGGACAG GCTACGTGGACGAGTGTGCCCACAGCTCCTCCGTGGACTATTTCTGGTACCGGGAGACCCTCAACATCTCCACCTCTATCAGCGACTCCGGCTCCATCCAGTGGTGGGTCCTGCTCTGCCTGACCTGTGCCTGGAGCATCCTCTACGTCTGCACCATCCGCGGGATCGAGACCACCGGGAAG GCCGTGTACGTCACCTCTACACTGCCCTACGTCGTCCTGACCATCTTCCTCATCCGCGGCCTGACGCTGAAGGGAGCCACACAAGGCATCGTGTTCCTCTTCACGCCCAAT GTCACAGAGCTGGCCAACCCGGTCACCTGGCTGGACGCGGGCGCTCAGGTCTTCTACTCCTTCTCGTTGGCCTTTGGGGGCCTCATCTCCTTCTCCAGCTACAACTCTGTGCA CAACAATTGCGAGATGGACGCTGTGATCGTGTCGGTCATCAACGGCTTCACGTCCGTGTACGCGGCCACCGTGGTCTACTCCATCATCGGCTTCCGCGCCACGGAGCGCTTCGACGACTGCTTCAGCTC GAACATCCTGACGCTCGTGAACGGGTTCGACCTGCCCGAGGGCAACGTGACGCAGGAGAACTTCGAGGAGATGAAGCTCTGGTGCAACAGCTCGGACCCCGAGGCCTTCGCGAGGCTGAGCTTCCAGACCTGCGACATGAACAGCTTCCTCTCAGAG ggCGTGGAGGGCACCGGGCTGGCCTTCATCGTCTTCACGGAGGCCATCACCAAGATGCCCCTGTCCCCGCTGTGGTCCGTGCTGTTCTTCGTCATGCTGTTCTGCCTGGGCCTGTCGTCCATGTTCGGGAACATGGAGGGCGTGGTCGTGCCCCTGCAGGACCTCAGGGTCATCCCGAAGAAGTGGCCCAAGGAGCTGCTCACAG GCCTCATCTGCCTGGGGACGTACCTGCTGGCCTTCGTCTTCACGCTGAACTCCGGCCAGTACTGGCTGTCCCTGCTGGACGGCTACGCGGGCTCCATCCCGCTGCTCGTCATCGCCTTCTGTGAGATGTTCGCCGTCGTGTATGTGTACGGTGTGGACAG GTTTAACAGGGACATCGAGTTCATGATTGGCCACAAGCCCAACATCTTCTGGCAAGTCACGTGGAGAGTGGTCAGCCCGCTGCTCATGCTGGTCATCTTCCTGTTCTTCTTCGTGGTCAAGGTCAACGAGGAGCTGACCTATAGCGTCTGGGACCCTGCCTAT GAGGAATTTCCCAAATCCCAGAAGGTCACATATCCGGGCTGGGTGTACGCTGTGGTCGTCATCGTGGCTGGGGTGCCCTGCCTGGTCATCCCTGGCTTTGCCATCTACAAGCTGCTCCGGGACCGCTGCCAGAGGCCAGGGGACCGCCAGGGTCTGGTCAGCGGGCAGTCCACGGTCTCCATCAACGGGGACCTGAAGTCCTGA